From the genome of Methylomonas sp. UP202, one region includes:
- a CDS encoding DUF192 domain-containing protein — MTLSETRILLLLMWLTTFSCRLEAASQDSGFNTLINLPDQHLALWVSIAADRDSRERGLMHRRELGRREGMLFVYPSARRISIWMKNTLLPLDVLFLDDSGRVVAILDNLPPCRRDPCRVYQIARATKYMLEVNAGFAADNGLSIGQALALPEVPYAEE, encoded by the coding sequence TGTGGCTAACGACTTTTTCCTGCCGCCTTGAAGCCGCGTCCCAAGATTCGGGTTTCAACACTTTGATCAATTTGCCCGACCAACACTTGGCATTGTGGGTTTCTATCGCGGCCGATCGCGACAGCCGCGAAAGAGGATTGATGCACAGACGGGAATTGGGGCGACGAGAAGGCATGTTGTTTGTTTATCCCAGCGCCAGACGCATCTCGATCTGGATGAAAAATACCTTACTACCGTTGGATGTGCTGTTCTTGGACGACAGCGGCCGCGTCGTCGCCATCCTTGATAATTTACCGCCCTGCCGCAGGGATCCGTGCCGGGTTTACCAAATCGCACGCGCGACCAAGTACATGCTGGAAGTCAATGCCGGCTTCGCGGCGGACAACGGACTATCGATCGGCCAAGCTCTCGCCTTGCCCGAAGTCCCTTATGCGGAGGAATAA